The Calliopsis andreniformis isolate RMS-2024a chromosome 7, iyCalAndr_principal, whole genome shotgun sequence region tatttttaaaattattgtattatatatatGCAAATGAAATATTCCGTACGATAAACTCAGCAGAATTTTTTATTAGTTTTATTATCAACTATAGAAGATATTCTTATAGAAATTATTTAGTTTGCCTCCGAATTACATTAACAATTTATTGTTATAGCTGAATACGTGAAACAATGCTCAAGAAGCGATCCAAAGCTGAAAACTTGTCTGATAAACGCACTCCACCACTTGAGACCGTACCTCAGCGTCGGGATACCGGAAATTGAGCTGCCTTCCGTCGAGCCCTTTCGCGTAAGCCATTTTGCTTTCTATAAATTATAACCTAACACTTCCTGGCTGGTTAACAAACTCAATTTCCCAATCTGTGCTTCTGTAAATTGTAGTTTAGATACTATTAATTTAAGTGCGGATTTACTACACTTTAAAACAGAAGTTCAAGGTATTAAATAAAGACTATTGATTTTAAGTACACAACCTTGGAATTTATGTAGGGGTGTTATAATAAGCGAACGCAGTTTctagtattttataaatgaaagCATGAAGGCTCAGTTCTTCATTGACTCTACTATTTATAACTAATTTTTCTGGGATTAGGTCATCAGGACTAAATCAGAGGCCATTTATAGGTTATATGATATGTATATACAGATTAAAAGATCAAGTTTATAACATGTAGTTAAATACCATTTTGTTCTTGAAAACTgaaaaatcgtcaatactaaatggaAAACGTTCAGAATCCTGTGTAATTCTTAattatataatttctataacttCTAACATTTTTATTCGCACGTATTGTTAATGGATTGGCGAGATTTTCCCAAGTAAAATGAGCCCAAACACGATACAAATCGGAGTAATAtatgacctaacccagacctgacCCAGACCTAACACAAGCCTGACTCGATCCTAACGTGGGCTCAATTTGTTCTATTTGAAGCGGGTTCGAATTCATTGTACTCGGAATAACCTCGCTAATTCAATGATAATACTCTGAAACCGATTTGACCTAGCTCtggcctaacccagacctaacccagatttAGCCTGATGTAATTTTGCCAAATATATGTCGTGTTTAGGCTCATTTTACTCAGGAAAACCTGGCCATTTCACTGGTACTGCTTCTATTTTAATCGTACCTAACTCATGCCTAACATAGACCTAACTTAAAcctaaacctgttctatttgtgTCGTGTTTGGGCTCGTTTTACTCGGAAGAATCTCGTCAATCGATTGATAGTACTTTTAACTGAATCTAATCTATTTTGGACCTGAAATAACCTAATATTTACCTAATCTTGTTCTACTTATGTCGTGTTTGGACACATGTTGCTCGAAGGGCACCTGGCTAATCCACTGACATTACTTCTAGCCAGATCTAACCTAACCAAGACCTAGTGTTATCCAACCTCAGTTTAACCTTGCCTAGTTTTCGTCGTATGCGGGCAAATTTTCTCGAGAAAGCCTCACTAATCCACTGGTACTACTTCCAACGTACCTGACCTAACCCAAATCTAACTAGACAAGTGAAATGACAAAAGattatttcaataatcaattgaatGAAGTATAGGACAAGTCGTTAACGTCCAATTCTGCTTCCAACAGATGGACGAGCTGACTCTGTCCCTGACAGGTGGTACAAACGGTTACAAGGTTCAACTGCGCGAGCTGTACGTAAGGGGAGCGAGCAACTTCACCGTTGAGGATATTAAACTCGGCTCACCCTTCGAAGCTATTATACGAATGCCAGCCCTTATCTTGGACGCGCATTATTCCAGGTTTGCTTTCATGATCAAAAGCCCCCTGCTCTCCTTCAGATTCGTGGAGACACTTGATGCTGCAAGATCCAACGAGAATATCGTGCATGCGCAATTTAGCATCACAAAGTTTCACTCTTTTAGAAGTACGATGCTAGGAGTACACTTGCTAGAATAGTTATTAGAAACGAGTTTTCCTAGGCTTTCTATTGAAGTCTCACCAGCAATACATTTGCTTCATTCTTATTTCGATTTAATTCGCCAGTTCAGGGGTACTGATTATACTACCAGCAAGTGGCAATGGAACGTTTCACGCCAGATTCGACGATCTCAAGGCTCTAGTCAAGGGTACAGTCTCGACAAAACAGAGGGATGGGAAGACGTACCTTAATGTTGAAAATCTGGACGTCGACCTGGACGTGAAAACTGTGCAGATGAGAGTGCGCAAGTTTTTCAACAATAATCGGATACTTAGTAAGTTGTATAATGTTTGAAAAATCTTCCTAATCTTATAGACATGTTGCCATAATTCCTCACTTGATACTATAGTTAAgtatttatatttgaaaattttatgcaatcattttttaaacaaaattgaTTGAGAAT contains the following coding sequences:
- the LOC143181723 gene encoding protein takeout — protein: MPSCIVDVGLAPLFRRDRRFEVESVLGGCRRAFASENSRVLTRRDTPAGEAPRNSSAPKVKMMGHLVGLLLLVASSAATLSADSNPEYVKQCSRSDPKLKTCLINALHHLRPYLSVGIPEIELPSVEPFRMDELTLSLTGGTNGYKVQLRELYVRGASNFTVEDIKLGSPFEAIIRMPALILDAHYSSSGVLIILPASGNGTFHARFDDLKALVKGTVSTKQRDGKTYLNVENLDVDLDVKTVQMRVRKFFNNNRILTEAINLFLRENGQEVLKVMEPQLNRKLSVLFAGIVNQLLRHVPVEVFLLP